Proteins encoded in a region of the Flavobacterium sp. MDT1-60 genome:
- a CDS encoding sensor histidine kinase — protein sequence MESELYFQSELVKTRIEIKDQTLSEISKELHDNIGQIISVGIMQLNMYLNSGTPVQQNELNDLKEILAKSLDEIRILSRIINKDNLLQSNFIEAIQQDLERIKKLKNIQYQYHLTGEIPNISQEHDLFIYRIFQEALHNSLKHSHSDLFEVNINTTDTIFHLEMKDFGVGYDTSQTSSGLGLNNMKLRAKLIGARLNMDSGPSGTSVILEYPLIKTNETTY from the coding sequence ATGGAGTCAGAGCTTTATTTTCAATCGGAATTAGTCAAAACGAGAATAGAGATCAAAGATCAGACGCTGAGCGAAATCAGTAAGGAACTTCACGATAATATAGGCCAAATTATTTCTGTTGGTATCATGCAGCTCAACATGTACCTCAATAGCGGAACACCTGTTCAACAAAATGAACTTAATGATTTAAAAGAAATATTAGCCAAATCATTAGATGAAATAAGGATTTTATCCCGAATCATCAATAAAGACAATTTACTGCAAAGCAATTTTATCGAAGCCATACAACAAGATTTAGAGCGTATAAAAAAGCTGAAAAATATACAATACCAATATCATCTTACAGGCGAAATTCCGAATATCAGCCAGGAACACGATTTGTTCATTTATCGAATTTTTCAGGAAGCATTGCACAATAGCTTAAAACATTCACACAGTGATTTGTTTGAAGTTAATATCAACACAACTGATACTATTTTTCATTTAGAAATGAAAGATTTCGGAGTTGGGTATGATACAAGCCAGACAAGCTCAGGATTAGGTTTAAACAACATGAAATTAAGAGCCAAATTAATTGGAGCCAGGTTAAATATGGACTCAGGTCCGTCAGGAACTAGTGTAATTTTAGAATACCCCTTAATTAAAACCAATGAAACCACATACTAA
- a CDS encoding response regulator transcription factor has translation MKPHTKNKIIIVDDHQLFSQSLELLINSFKDFEVINRFENGKVFLSHLQEYPDTEVDLILLDVNMPVLDGVSTMKWVKENRPGLKVIALSVNDDEEIIIKMITNGAKGYLLKDTSPEIFKDAMISVIEKGFYFTEMVSGMLVKKANDDSKKVNLKEKEIVFIKHACTEKTYKEIASEMCLSPKTIDGYRECLFDKLEIKTRIGLVLYAIKHKIVLV, from the coding sequence ATGAAACCACATACTAAAAACAAAATTATTATAGTAGATGACCACCAGCTTTTTTCGCAATCTCTCGAACTTTTAATCAATAGTTTTAAGGATTTTGAGGTCATTAACCGCTTTGAAAATGGCAAAGTTTTTCTTTCGCATTTACAGGAGTATCCTGATACAGAAGTCGATCTGATTTTATTGGATGTCAATATGCCTGTTTTAGATGGAGTAAGCACCATGAAGTGGGTTAAAGAAAATAGACCCGGCTTAAAAGTCATAGCCCTCTCTGTCAATGATGACGAAGAAATCATAATTAAGATGATTACCAATGGAGCTAAAGGTTATCTGCTAAAAGATACTTCGCCAGAGATTTTTAAGGACGCCATGATATCAGTCATTGAAAAAGGCTTTTATTTTACGGAGATGGTTTCGGGAATGCTGGTTAAAAAAGCCAATGATGATTCTAAAAAGGTTAATTTAAAAGAAAAAGAAATTGTTTTTATAAAACATGCCTGTACCGAAAAGACCTATAAGGAAATTGCTTCAGAAATGTGTTTAAGTCCCAAGACAATTGACGGTTATCGGGAATGTCTTTTCGATAAACTCGAAATCAAAACCCGAATTGGATTAGTCCTCTACGCCATAAAACATAAAATCGTTTTGGTTTAA
- a CDS encoding adenine phosphoribosyltransferase, with product MKIENYIRDIQDFPKEGILFKDITPLLNDPIARTKCLSILLESLKGQKIDKVVGAESRGFFFGMLLANELKAGFIPVRKPKKLPYDIISASYELEYGFDSLEMHTDAIQKGDRVLIHDDVLATGGTAKAVCELVEKLGGEIVQCNFLMELSFLNGREKIKKYPIFAALTY from the coding sequence ATGAAGATTGAAAATTATATACGTGATATTCAGGACTTTCCTAAAGAAGGAATTTTGTTTAAAGATATTACGCCACTGTTAAATGATCCTATTGCCAGAACAAAATGCCTCTCAATTTTATTAGAATCCCTAAAAGGACAAAAAATAGATAAGGTAGTAGGAGCGGAGAGTCGTGGTTTTTTCTTCGGAATGTTATTGGCAAACGAATTAAAGGCTGGTTTTATTCCTGTAAGAAAACCAAAAAAATTGCCTTATGATATTATTTCGGCGTCGTACGAATTAGAATATGGCTTTGATAGTCTCGAAATGCACACCGATGCCATTCAAAAAGGAGATCGCGTTTTGATTCACGATGATGTTCTGGCAACAGGCGGAACTGCAAAAGCGGTTTGTGAATTGGTAGAGAAACTTGGAGGAGAAATTGTGCAGTGTAATTTTTTAATGGAATTATCTTTTCTAAACGGTAGAGAAAAAATTAAAAAATATCCCATTTTTGCAGCACTTACGTATTGA
- a CDS encoding recombinase family protein, with protein MKSAYLYVRVSTDEQKRKGYSLPEQEDRLLKYCKYYDIEVKGIYREDFSAKNFNRPEWNQLFSEIKKISSGEDKNILFIKWDRFSRNVEYAYEMIGKLRKYKTTAKAIDQPIDFSVPESTVMLAVYLAVPEAENTRRAQNTANGIRRAKLMGRHPSKAPLGFINLTLMDGKKGIAPKEPEAEIIKWAFNQVAKNDHKISEIIKIVNDKGLVCSRSHFFRILHNPVYCGLIPVTLDSGEEGVVKALHEPLISESLFNQIQSVINTRRKTTSNRDDLQSMFFLRGFLICPDCDRKLSGSVSKGRSKNYPYYHCHNGCRTRINALFLNDCYQNELQQLMLSKNAVELFKDILEDQNIKTQKASYLYAQKVLERKINEEELTLSRGRKLFIAGILKIDDYNELKKENQVSTKNLKKEARDIVVKLKAIDKKNQIEEKALVEIFQRFSEFETSDKRHLVNLIPPTAINFKTGDLSLGLNQAFLKILSKKRNRKTNRKNEFH; from the coding sequence ATGAAGTCAGCCTATTTATACGTTCGTGTAAGTACGGACGAACAAAAAAGAAAAGGTTACTCCTTGCCAGAACAGGAGGACAGATTATTGAAGTATTGTAAATATTACGATATCGAAGTTAAAGGAATTTATCGTGAAGACTTCTCTGCGAAGAATTTCAATAGGCCAGAATGGAACCAATTATTCTCAGAAATCAAAAAGATATCATCAGGAGAAGATAAAAATATACTATTTATCAAGTGGGATCGATTCAGTCGTAATGTTGAGTATGCTTACGAGATGATTGGAAAGCTTCGGAAATATAAAACAACAGCAAAAGCTATTGATCAACCAATTGATTTCTCTGTACCAGAAAGCACAGTTATGTTGGCTGTATATTTAGCTGTTCCAGAAGCAGAAAATACACGGAGAGCTCAAAACACTGCAAATGGTATTCGTCGGGCAAAATTGATGGGTAGACATCCTAGTAAGGCACCATTAGGATTTATTAATTTGACATTAATGGATGGTAAAAAAGGTATTGCTCCTAAAGAGCCTGAAGCCGAAATTATAAAATGGGCTTTTAATCAAGTTGCCAAGAACGATCATAAAATATCTGAAATCATTAAAATAGTTAATGATAAAGGATTAGTATGCTCAAGGTCACACTTTTTCAGGATTTTACATAATCCTGTTTATTGCGGACTAATACCGGTCACACTAGACTCTGGTGAAGAGGGGGTAGTAAAAGCTTTACACGAGCCGTTGATATCTGAGTCTTTGTTCAATCAGATTCAGTCTGTTATTAATACAAGAAGAAAGACTACTTCTAATAGAGATGATTTACAATCAATGTTTTTTCTTAGAGGTTTTTTAATCTGTCCAGATTGTGATCGAAAACTTAGCGGAAGTGTTTCAAAAGGTAGATCAAAAAACTATCCATATTATCATTGTCATAATGGCTGTAGAACAAGAATAAATGCATTATTTCTTAATGACTGTTATCAGAATGAACTTCAACAATTGATGCTATCAAAGAATGCAGTTGAATTATTTAAAGACATTTTGGAAGACCAGAATATAAAGACACAGAAAGCAAGTTATTTATACGCTCAAAAAGTATTAGAGAGGAAAATAAATGAGGAAGAGTTGACTCTTTCTCGAGGCAGAAAATTATTTATAGCCGGAATATTAAAAATTGATGACTACAATGAATTAAAAAAAGAGAATCAAGTCAGCACTAAAAATCTTAAAAAAGAAGCACGTGATATTGTTGTTAAATTAAAGGCCATTGATAAAAAAAATCAAATAGAAGAAAAAGCGTTAGTTGAAATCTTTCAAAGATTTTCTGAATTTGAGACCTCAGATAAAAGGCATCTTGTAAATCTTATTCCACCGACGGCCATTAATTTTAAAACAGGAGATCTATCTTTAGGTTTAAATCAAGCATTTTTAAAAATATTATCAAAAAAAAGAAACAGAAAAACTAATAGAAAAAATGAATTTCATTGA
- a CDS encoding AAA family ATPase — protein MLDIQYSNPPITTEAYINKPLALANKSFPYNEIADSRRFEELLYSISYTLIGKNKFQLYDSVSLMSGVRDKGRDCALFTNGVSTGIIQCKKYTEPLKKSAFGQEITKFILNSLLDNRLIPNPSEFTYYIVVSNGLDSDCRDFIDGLQHHIDNENNFDKWVAKNLKQPTLQSLLLPDTLEEVRRIIKLITVETFIPADLDIFLSEPECLKFIPLFFEVKSVVDNSAVQELEKKVSNYINQVLDEPVLRSELISGSSSLQMEPNEFEEISDSHIERKETAQLLNWISTETEKDSHEKELNICLLAGNAGMGKTVILKDLYDSLTNEGIPTLGLKADKLHAANLSDLKDKIGLPIPILDFVKQCKTNYTKTVIIIDQIDALSQSMSADRSFLQVFNMLIQNFKHDPNIRLIISVRTFDLNHDSSLRIYKNLKTINVEILDESIVLQQLEKINITKAQLNGKLLQLLRTPNHLNIFSRIAKKLAPKYNSINSLQSLYTELFEQKILSIENYVPVQSLSVKTLLFKIACKMFEQQSITISEHHFEDYFQELKYLESQRLIKKEDKQIQFFHQTFYDFIFAKQFVENNWDLVNYILEQEQSIFIRSAVKMIISYLREIDKVIYIKTINQILNDQNILFHIKQMVFITVLTQENPTAAELEFVVLVTKIDQNFHMVFFEHATAVKWLYLAIDKKLMSAILESEIYDEESIPSQEFHKYRQMSVAWFLNRFIEQNDQRAWKFVIDSTQNLLKREILIRISDWPNKNAYILLEQSSNFYLVDPFGYFMILKNIAKNDPKYSFEKLKHRYLDEDFLDRASRTKDQEKELLNELSKSIPSTIFNYLFEIIKKDLKKNETTYENINTDHLFTDVELQDDQFIYGNQYLYWQAAQCLRSMAKDSNEEFLLFASQNNKSASVAILRLIIFALKESETTYSAIVFQLLYHLVDKDYYITSSDLGSEFLEIFEKAFPAMTKKQQQDILKKIPLIKVKAETRIWAFTEKPKLHLRWGLTQYVILLAIPQQIIDTDCDLLKLQKELERKVEHWNYTKYKTSRGIAGFVHRPLREDAYAKMSVKQWLKSFLKYNQHRQFSMENHLKGGLSEHSYAFRDFAKNFPNKKFEEIVSRSISNTNIHRSYPIMGLSGLSEAKYDPQIVHQLFKNLLPTVENIYDSTLVTIARYLVESNIDNQYLINYLQECALNWENPREYTKDIEIQTSIKGLMQRGLNSDYGFAVTALIQCKISKYEDIIFETIEKILKNGPREAKALVVHHFAYLNSLNLKRSYSLFLDHLQKEEDIYIIASGIWGMQFMVKHNFLPLIPIFEKLIRSSTLGKDDSKTLFSILYFSYLLDTPEAEPLLLELLKNSPMSRDWGIREIMKHFNYNNSAAEKSKFLLSAIINFARKDLESILNFDHLPLEDINITDIRTFLENIITMPNYKITGDFIEYLKNQCSINPIESIEVFNFVITNNRLNVEDYRVYHNDELTRFIVGAFNALKENDSESKSHRKKLLHSFDNILSDYKYRSRSEKILDELL, from the coding sequence ATGCTAGATATTCAATATTCAAATCCACCAATAACTACCGAAGCATATATCAATAAACCATTGGCATTGGCAAATAAATCTTTTCCTTACAATGAAATTGCAGACAGCCGAAGGTTTGAAGAATTACTTTATAGTATCAGCTATACATTGATTGGCAAAAATAAGTTTCAACTATATGATTCTGTGAGTTTGATGTCGGGTGTTCGAGATAAAGGAAGAGACTGCGCATTATTTACAAATGGGGTGTCAACAGGAATTATACAGTGCAAAAAATATACAGAGCCTCTCAAAAAATCAGCTTTTGGACAGGAAATAACCAAATTTATTCTCAATAGTCTTTTGGATAACAGACTGATTCCTAATCCTTCTGAATTTACTTATTACATTGTAGTATCAAATGGCTTGGATTCAGACTGCCGTGATTTCATTGATGGCTTACAGCATCATATTGATAACGAAAATAATTTTGACAAATGGGTTGCTAAAAACTTAAAACAGCCTACTTTACAATCGTTATTGCTTCCTGACACCTTGGAAGAGGTGCGCAGAATAATTAAATTAATTACAGTGGAAACGTTTATTCCTGCTGATCTCGACATATTCCTATCTGAGCCTGAATGCTTAAAATTTATTCCCCTTTTTTTTGAAGTAAAATCTGTTGTAGATAATAGCGCAGTTCAGGAGCTTGAAAAAAAAGTATCTAATTATATTAATCAAGTACTTGATGAGCCTGTTTTACGCAGCGAATTAATAAGCGGTTCTTCCAGCCTTCAGATGGAACCTAATGAATTTGAAGAAATTAGTGACAGCCATATTGAAAGAAAAGAAACAGCACAATTATTAAACTGGATAAGTACAGAAACAGAAAAAGACAGTCACGAAAAAGAATTGAACATTTGTTTGTTGGCCGGAAATGCCGGCATGGGAAAAACAGTAATTCTTAAAGATCTTTATGATTCATTGACTAATGAAGGAATTCCCACTTTGGGCCTGAAGGCGGATAAATTACATGCTGCCAATCTATCTGATTTAAAAGATAAAATCGGTCTGCCAATTCCAATACTTGATTTTGTGAAACAGTGCAAGACAAATTATACAAAGACTGTTATAATTATCGATCAGATAGATGCCTTGTCACAGTCCATGTCAGCAGACCGCAGCTTTCTTCAGGTCTTCAATATGCTAATTCAAAATTTTAAGCATGATCCTAATATACGGCTGATTATCTCTGTTCGTACATTCGATCTTAATCATGACTCATCACTTCGCATCTACAAAAATCTTAAAACGATTAATGTTGAAATTCTGGATGAAAGTATTGTATTGCAGCAACTCGAAAAAATTAATATTACCAAAGCACAGCTTAACGGAAAACTTTTACAGTTACTGCGCACTCCAAATCATTTAAACATATTTTCGAGGATTGCAAAAAAACTAGCCCCAAAATACAATTCAATTAACAGCCTTCAAAGCCTGTATACTGAGTTATTTGAACAAAAGATTTTATCCATTGAGAATTATGTGCCTGTACAGAGTTTATCTGTAAAAACACTTTTATTCAAGATTGCATGCAAAATGTTTGAGCAGCAATCCATAACAATAAGTGAACATCACTTTGAGGATTATTTTCAGGAACTAAAATACCTCGAAAGCCAGCGTTTGATAAAAAAGGAAGATAAGCAGATACAATTTTTTCATCAGACTTTTTACGATTTTATATTTGCAAAACAGTTTGTTGAAAATAATTGGGATCTTGTCAATTATATCTTAGAACAAGAACAATCAATTTTTATAAGATCTGCCGTTAAAATGATCATTTCATATTTAAGAGAGATTGATAAAGTCATTTATATTAAAACAATAAATCAAATACTAAATGATCAAAATATTCTTTTTCACATAAAACAAATGGTTTTTATAACCGTATTAACGCAGGAGAATCCAACAGCTGCAGAACTGGAATTTGTTGTTTTAGTTACTAAAATTGACCAAAATTTTCATATGGTATTTTTTGAACATGCAACTGCAGTAAAATGGCTGTATTTGGCAATTGACAAAAAATTGATGTCTGCAATCTTAGAAAGTGAAATTTACGATGAAGAAAGCATTCCATCACAAGAGTTCCACAAATATAGACAAATGTCGGTTGCTTGGTTTCTAAATAGATTCATAGAACAAAATGACCAAAGGGCTTGGAAATTTGTTATTGACAGCACACAAAACCTTTTAAAAAGAGAGATTTTAATACGTATTTCAGACTGGCCGAATAAAAATGCTTATATACTATTGGAGCAGTCCTCAAATTTTTACTTAGTTGATCCTTTTGGCTACTTTATGATCTTAAAAAATATTGCTAAAAATGATCCAAAATACAGTTTTGAAAAATTAAAACACAGATATCTTGACGAAGATTTTCTAGACCGTGCCAGCAGGACTAAAGATCAGGAAAAGGAACTTTTAAATGAACTTTCTAAAAGCATCCCTTCAACTATATTCAATTATTTGTTTGAAATTATTAAAAAGGATTTAAAGAAAAATGAAACAACCTATGAAAATATTAATACTGATCATCTCTTTACGGATGTAGAACTTCAGGATGACCAATTTATTTATGGCAATCAATATTTATATTGGCAGGCTGCGCAGTGTTTGCGGTCAATGGCAAAAGATAGCAATGAAGAATTCTTGCTTTTTGCCAGTCAAAATAATAAGTCAGCTTCAGTTGCAATTTTACGCTTAATTATATTTGCACTCAAAGAGAGTGAAACTACCTATAGCGCTATTGTTTTTCAATTGCTTTATCACTTGGTTGATAAGGACTATTATATTACATCGAGCGATCTCGGGTCAGAGTTTTTAGAAATTTTCGAAAAAGCATTCCCAGCCATGACTAAAAAACAGCAACAAGATATTTTGAAAAAAATACCTTTGATTAAAGTTAAAGCTGAAACCAGAATCTGGGCTTTTACAGAAAAACCAAAATTACATTTGAGATGGGGTTTAACGCAATATGTAATTTTATTGGCAATTCCACAGCAAATTATTGATACTGATTGCGATCTTTTAAAATTACAAAAAGAGTTAGAACGTAAAGTTGAACATTGGAACTATACTAAATATAAAACTTCTAGAGGAATCGCAGGTTTTGTACATAGACCGCTTCGCGAAGATGCATATGCAAAAATGTCTGTTAAACAATGGCTCAAATCATTTTTGAAATATAATCAACATCGCCAATTTTCAATGGAAAACCACTTGAAAGGCGGTCTTAGTGAACATTCTTATGCATTTAGAGATTTTGCAAAAAATTTTCCAAACAAAAAATTTGAAGAAATTGTAAGCCGTTCCATATCCAATACAAATATTCATAGATCATACCCTATAATGGGTCTGTCTGGTTTAAGTGAAGCTAAATATGATCCTCAAATTGTTCACCAACTTTTTAAAAATCTTCTGCCTACAGTAGAAAATATATATGATAGCACTTTGGTTACTATAGCAAGGTATTTGGTAGAGAGTAATATTGACAATCAATATTTAATTAACTATTTACAAGAATGTGCGCTAAATTGGGAAAATCCCAGAGAATATACCAAAGACATAGAGATTCAAACTTCTATTAAGGGACTTATGCAAAGGGGCTTAAATTCCGACTATGGTTTTGCTGTTACTGCATTAATACAATGCAAAATATCAAAGTATGAAGACATTATATTTGAAACAATTGAAAAAATTTTAAAAAATGGGCCTCGAGAAGCTAAAGCGTTAGTAGTCCATCATTTTGCATACCTAAATAGTCTTAACCTTAAAAGGTCGTATTCTCTTTTTCTAGATCATCTTCAAAAGGAAGAAGATATTTACATTATTGCCTCCGGCATATGGGGAATGCAATTTATGGTAAAACATAATTTCCTCCCCTTAATACCAATATTTGAAAAACTGATTAGAAGCAGTACATTAGGAAAAGATGACAGCAAAACTTTATTTTCGATACTTTATTTTTCATATTTGCTAGACACACCAGAAGCAGAGCCTCTTCTTCTTGAACTATTGAAAAATAGTCCAATGTCACGAGACTGGGGAATAAGGGAAATAATGAAACATTTTAACTATAATAATTCCGCTGCTGAAAAATCAAAATTTCTTCTTAGTGCGATTATAAACTTTGCTCGAAAAGACCTCGAAAGTATATTGAACTTCGATCACCTACCCCTTGAAGATATCAACATTACGGATATTCGTACTTTCTTGGAAAATATTATTACTATGCCTAATTACAAAATCACTGGCGATTTTATAGAGTATCTTAAGAATCAATGCAGTATCAATCCAATTGAATCAATAGAAGTTTTTAATTTTGTAATAACTAATAATAGGCTTAATGTTGAAGATTATAGAGTTTATCATAATGACGAACTTACAAGATTCATAGTGGGTGCCTTTAATGCGTTAAAGGAAAACGATTCAGAAAGTAAATCTCACAGAAAGAAGCTTCTGCATTCATTCGATAATATTTTAAGCGACTATAAATACCGTAGTAGATCAGAGAAAATTCTGGATGAATTATTATGA
- a CDS encoding DEAD/DEAH box helicase — protein sequence MYNVKTEKLIREVPKIGQLEMERLPQELTKIYAKIVGIRRTLEPEQDNLPKSFKKNIKLLRTLATNLETLVLLDKENKNRQSSAFVAATAQHLLSTISKKNNSGQQNEKFTANSIPSEISAMILFLISNSPADACELAKKMEVDFPKESVSYKLFKALGYLSTGELEKLQRLEIEENNYEEVYEEAVWYLYELIFKGVHNLALLLLGEAIDKDHQFFSQVIELSRYEFGSGTQSNFSGPYHLASLLEALREELILRGVVSVAKPYGVEEEQWIFFLKRLALDRPYLWENHADAIATGYLEFGNSAVLTFPTGAGKTTLSELKIATTLFLDKSVLYLVPTHALEDQVNKNLKDLFEGLGNSFTIEIGGEYTELFDELPTIAVMTPERCLTLLSVSPDFFSEIGLVVFDEFHLISGRDNSLERRSLDAMFCLLRLFSELPSADYLLISAMVENGGEICDWIEKVTGKNCYNFNSNWKPTRQLHGCVIFKEEEINDLKQKLRTAKREANTKSPSAALRRELKAEAYQIFSLKNMWETNARDDYYMSSLLPSKVLLAAGNFYWNLTSNRNEVAAELALHFGNLGIKTLVFVDQPGVTVSTAQKIIKKVTNPVNFKEIHKKFRRELNTLELELGDLIYSHFVGEAPVAVHHGLMLPIERRLNEQFYKEVSGPNIVVATATLAQGINMPAEIVIIAGDDRFDEELDARETVGPHEILNAAGRAGRAGSAAQGVVLIIPGEVVTFDEDSRLGDRWWHLKNTVFSKSDQCVIITDPLNDLLDSLTDVENLSENQKNIIFRLSLEEDNYNSVVSVFKNSFAASKQGNENESSIEKGIQKLIEIKNSLAFDLLYDPWVENVSLKMAVEPKIVEDLGKAIDEISFEQLFEFDVMQLIDFLFDWLDNNAERIDRLFTARGAKYQMARALNLDKEGFTLEEIAENFSKLKPILQAYLGGSDYFVIEGMITGRSDNFLLKARHFILKLVPHFSFAFGVFSITAREKWNAEDEEADEIPDEIKLLATLIREGFDSVEKLNYKLENSRIGRVELHNSFAR from the coding sequence ATGTACAATGTTAAGACTGAAAAACTAATTAGAGAAGTTCCCAAAATTGGGCAGCTTGAAATGGAACGGCTCCCACAAGAGCTCACTAAAATTTATGCAAAAATTGTTGGCATAAGGCGTACACTTGAACCTGAACAAGATAATTTGCCCAAAAGTTTTAAAAAAAATATAAAGTTGCTACGTACTTTGGCAACAAATCTTGAGACTTTAGTGCTTTTGGACAAAGAAAATAAAAACCGGCAGTCTTCAGCTTTTGTTGCCGCAACTGCTCAGCATCTTTTATCTACTATCAGTAAAAAAAATAATTCAGGACAACAAAATGAAAAATTTACTGCAAATAGTATCCCATCTGAGATATCTGCAATGATTTTGTTTTTGATCAGCAATAGCCCCGCAGATGCTTGTGAGTTAGCAAAAAAGATGGAAGTTGATTTTCCTAAAGAAAGCGTTTCTTACAAGTTATTCAAAGCACTGGGATATCTGTCAACTGGTGAACTTGAGAAATTGCAAAGACTTGAAATAGAAGAAAATAACTATGAGGAAGTTTATGAGGAAGCTGTTTGGTATTTGTATGAGTTGATATTTAAAGGAGTACATAATCTTGCGTTATTACTTTTAGGGGAGGCAATTGATAAAGATCACCAATTTTTTTCTCAGGTAATTGAATTGAGCAGATATGAGTTTGGAAGTGGTACTCAAAGTAATTTTAGCGGACCCTATCATTTAGCTTCTCTTTTGGAAGCGCTAAGAGAGGAATTAATATTGAGAGGTGTTGTGAGTGTTGCGAAGCCATATGGAGTTGAAGAGGAGCAATGGATTTTTTTTTTAAAAAGACTTGCATTAGATAGACCATACTTATGGGAAAATCATGCTGATGCTATAGCTACAGGATATTTGGAATTTGGAAATTCTGCGGTACTTACATTTCCAACTGGTGCAGGAAAAACTACATTATCTGAATTAAAGATTGCTACAACATTATTTTTAGACAAATCAGTTTTATATCTTGTACCTACGCATGCACTCGAAGACCAGGTCAATAAAAATTTGAAAGATCTTTTTGAGGGACTTGGGAACAGTTTCACGATTGAAATTGGAGGTGAATACACTGAACTTTTTGATGAGCTTCCAACAATAGCAGTCATGACGCCAGAGAGATGTTTAACATTGCTTAGTGTAAGTCCAGATTTTTTCAGTGAAATTGGATTAGTTGTATTTGATGAATTTCATCTTATTAGCGGGAGAGATAATTCTCTTGAAAGAAGGAGTTTAGATGCTATGTTTTGCCTTCTTAGATTATTTTCAGAATTACCTTCTGCGGATTACTTGCTAATTTCAGCGATGGTTGAAAATGGAGGCGAAATATGTGATTGGATTGAGAAAGTTACAGGAAAAAATTGTTACAACTTTAATTCAAATTGGAAGCCAACTAGACAGCTGCATGGATGTGTGATTTTTAAGGAAGAAGAAATTAATGATTTAAAACAAAAACTGCGAACTGCAAAAAGAGAAGCAAATACTAAATCACCTAGTGCAGCTTTGAGAAGGGAACTTAAAGCAGAAGCATATCAGATTTTTAGCTTAAAAAATATGTGGGAGACTAATGCGAGAGACGATTATTACATGTCCAGTCTATTGCCTTCAAAAGTTTTATTAGCAGCAGGTAATTTTTACTGGAATTTAACAAGTAACCGCAATGAGGTTGCCGCTGAACTTGCGTTGCATTTTGGAAATTTAGGGATTAAAACATTAGTTTTTGTGGATCAACCTGGAGTTACTGTTAGTACAGCTCAAAAAATTATAAAAAAAGTTACAAATCCTGTGAACTTCAAAGAAATTCATAAAAAGTTTAGAAGAGAGCTTAACACCCTTGAACTGGAACTCGGTGATTTGATTTATTCTCATTTCGTTGGTGAAGCCCCTGTTGCAGTCCATCATGGTTTAATGCTTCCAATTGAACGTCGATTAAATGAGCAATTTTATAAAGAGGTTTCGGGACCAAATATAGTTGTAGCAACTGCTACTTTGGCGCAAGGTATAAATATGCCAGCAGAAATTGTAATAATTGCTGGTGATGATCGATTTGATGAAGAATTAGACGCACGTGAAACTGTGGGACCACATGAAATTTTAAATGCTGCGGGAAGAGCGGGGCGTGCAGGAAGTGCTGCTCAGGGTGTTGTATTAATAATTCCTGGTGAGGTAGTGACCTTTGATGAAGACAGTAGATTAGGAGATCGCTGGTGGCATTTAAAGAACACTGTTTTTTCCAAGAGTGACCAATGTGTAATCATTACTGATCCATTAAATGATTTGCTGGATTCTTTAACTGATGTGGAAAATTTAAGTGAAAACCAAAAAAATATTATATTTAGATTAAGTCTTGAAGAGGATAATTATAATTCGGTAGTTTCTGTTTTTAAAAATTCCTTTGCAGCTTCCAAACAAGGTAATGAAAATGAGTCTTCAATTGAAAAAGGTATACAAAAACTGATTGAAATCAAAAACAGCTTAGCCTTTGACTTATTATATGATCCATGGGTTGAAAATGTGAGCCTTAAGATGGCTGTCGAGCCTAAAATAGTTGAAGATCTTGGAAAGGCAATTGATGAAATTTCGTTTGAGCAACTTTTTGAATTTGATGTAATGCAATTAATTGACTTTCTTTTTGACTGGCTAGATAACAATGCAGAACGTATTGATCGATTATTTACTGCCAGAGGTGCGAAATATCAGATGGCAAGAGCTCTTAATCTTGATAAAGAAGGATTTACTCTGGAGGAAATAGCAGAAAATTTCAGTAAATTAAAACCAATTTTACAAGCTTACTTAGGTGGCAGTGATTACTTTGTGATTGAGGGAATGATAACAGGAAGAAGTGATAATTTTTTATTAAAAGCAAGACATTTTATATTAAAGCTTGTTCCACATTTTAGTTTTGCTTTTGGAGTTTTCTCGATTACTGCTCGTGAAAAGTGGAATGCAGAAGATGAAGAAGCTGATGAAATTCCAGATGAAATAAAATTATTGGCAACACTAATTCGAGAGGGATTTGATTCGGTAGAGAAATTAAATTACAAGCTAGAAAACTCCAGAATTGGGAGAGTGGAACTTCATAACAGCTTTGCAAGGTAG